In the genome of Streptomyces globosus, one region contains:
- a CDS encoding helix-turn-helix domain-containing protein, producing MSGYIEEQERIGQRVRRQRLSVGMTQADLAAALGRTQGWVSKLEKGRIELDRAGLINAVAAALHCHPNTLIERPYTGGGAETKWQVSAASILRELRRYDLTPVFDGTPRPSEVLWQDMKRLLRLRDAAANGAVLAELPDMLREARALAEVSTGHEREEAFAIYAVACKFAHTAAHALGHPELVAMACERATWSAQLSGDPVMPAMALWMRMWDTWASADWDDALALGDKALAGIETEYEAGDPLALRMWGALHLRAAISCARAGNPAGSDERIALARTAGERVNSYVGPEIHDRHSVTFSLGNVIIHSVSAALEMSDQTKALRLNREADPAHISVLPNSRLGHHHMDLARAWLWDGNRDQALTELETAERIAPQLVRNHPVARATLRKIVYAERVATRQRLRGMTGRFSLD from the coding sequence GTGAGCGGGTACATCGAGGAGCAAGAGCGAATCGGACAGCGGGTACGGCGTCAGCGGCTCTCCGTCGGGATGACTCAGGCCGATCTCGCCGCAGCGCTCGGGCGGACTCAGGGCTGGGTGTCCAAGCTGGAGAAGGGCCGGATCGAGCTGGACCGGGCCGGGCTGATCAACGCCGTGGCCGCCGCCCTGCACTGCCACCCAAACACCCTGATCGAGCGCCCCTACACAGGCGGCGGAGCCGAGACCAAGTGGCAGGTCTCGGCAGCCTCGATCCTGCGGGAACTGCGCCGCTACGACCTGACGCCCGTCTTCGACGGTACCCCGCGCCCGTCCGAGGTGCTGTGGCAGGACATGAAGCGTCTGCTCCGCCTGCGGGACGCGGCGGCGAACGGCGCTGTGCTGGCCGAGCTGCCGGACATGCTGCGGGAGGCCCGCGCCCTCGCCGAGGTGTCCACCGGCCATGAGCGTGAAGAGGCGTTCGCGATCTACGCGGTGGCATGCAAGTTCGCGCACACCGCCGCCCACGCCCTCGGACACCCCGAGCTGGTCGCCATGGCTTGCGAGCGGGCGACGTGGTCGGCGCAGCTCTCCGGCGACCCGGTGATGCCCGCAATGGCGCTCTGGATGCGGATGTGGGACACATGGGCCTCCGCCGACTGGGACGACGCGCTCGCCCTCGGGGACAAGGCCCTCGCCGGCATCGAGACGGAATACGAAGCCGGTGACCCACTCGCCCTGCGCATGTGGGGCGCCCTGCACCTGCGGGCCGCGATCTCCTGCGCCCGGGCAGGGAACCCAGCCGGGTCGGACGAACGCATCGCCCTGGCCCGGACCGCGGGCGAGCGGGTCAACTCCTACGTCGGACCCGAGATCCATGATCGGCACTCGGTCACGTTCAGCCTCGGCAACGTCATCATCCACAGCGTCAGTGCCGCCCTGGAGATGAGCGACCAGACGAAGGCGCTTCGCCTCAACCGTGAGGCGGACCCCGCACACATTTCGGTTCTGCCGAACTCCCGTCTCGGGCACCACCACATGGACCTGGCCCGCGCGTGGCTGTGGGACGGCAACCGGGACCAGGCCCTGACCGAGCTGGAGACCGCCGAGCGCATCGCCCCCCAGCTCGTCCGCAATCACCCCGTCGCTCGGGCGACTCTACGGAAGATCGTCTATGCCGAGCGGGTCGCTACCCGCCAGCGGCTGCGGGGCATGACCGGACGTTTTTCGCTGGATTGA
- the amcB gene encoding cyclophane-forming radical SAM peptide maturase AmcB encodes MHSALRLATVPRSVIMQPTTQCLPMDCTYCYLPFRKMKNLMPVAVAEAVATSVNPWAADDPAFEVVWHGGEPLATGREHLTALMAPFRGVKHSVQTNAALIDDAWCAFLLEHDVHVGVSIDGPADMNTHRITLAGHPGFRVTMRGIERLRHHGIPYSAIAVVSDPDPADAARFYEFFAELGVTTLGVNVEEEEGVNTGSKDADPVRASEFWAALTDAWHGNPVIRLREVQRVLNFAGAVLQGHETAPMPASSPWDPLPTVAHDGGVVMLSPELAGFTDPRFGDFTTGNVLKDDLDVLVAEAEERTPWITEFWDGVDACRATCPTFAFCGGAHPANRYFEHGGRMDGTRTSYCTTSKIALLEGVTRHVRTHRP; translated from the coding sequence ATGCACAGTGCCTTACGGCTCGCGACCGTCCCCCGGTCCGTGATCATGCAGCCGACCACGCAGTGCCTCCCCATGGACTGCACGTATTGCTACCTGCCGTTCCGGAAGATGAAGAACCTGATGCCGGTGGCCGTCGCCGAGGCCGTGGCCACGTCCGTCAACCCGTGGGCTGCCGACGATCCGGCGTTCGAGGTGGTGTGGCACGGCGGCGAGCCGCTGGCCACCGGCCGCGAGCACCTGACGGCCCTCATGGCCCCATTCAGGGGCGTGAAGCACTCCGTGCAGACGAACGCCGCACTCATAGATGACGCATGGTGCGCGTTCCTGCTGGAGCACGACGTGCACGTGGGCGTCAGCATCGACGGCCCCGCGGACATGAACACCCACCGCATCACCCTCGCCGGCCACCCGGGATTCCGCGTCACCATGCGGGGAATCGAGCGACTACGGCACCACGGCATCCCCTACTCCGCCATCGCTGTGGTCTCCGATCCCGACCCGGCCGACGCCGCCCGCTTCTACGAGTTCTTCGCCGAGCTGGGCGTGACCACCCTCGGCGTCAACGTCGAAGAGGAAGAGGGAGTCAACACCGGCTCCAAGGACGCCGACCCCGTGCGGGCGTCCGAGTTCTGGGCGGCCCTCACGGATGCCTGGCACGGTAACCCCGTCATACGGCTGCGCGAGGTGCAGCGCGTACTCAACTTCGCCGGTGCCGTCCTACAGGGCCACGAGACCGCCCCCATGCCCGCGTCCTCGCCGTGGGATCCGCTGCCGACCGTCGCCCATGACGGCGGCGTGGTCATGCTCTCCCCGGAGCTGGCCGGGTTCACCGACCCTCGGTTCGGTGACTTCACCACCGGCAACGTGCTCAAGGACGACTTGGACGTTCTGGTAGCCGAAGCCGAGGAGCGCACCCCCTGGATCACTGAGTTCTGGGACGGCGTGGACGCCTGCCGTGCCACCTGCCCCACCTTCGCCTTCTGCGGAGGTGCACACCCCGCGAACCGGTACTTCGAGCACGGGGGCCGCATGGACGGCACCCGTACCTCGTACTGCACCACCTCGAAGATCGCCCTACTTGAAGGAGTGACGCGACATGTCCGCACACACCGCCCCTGA
- the amcA gene encoding multiple cyclophane-containing RiPP AmcA, translating into MSAHTAPDATTLVMDSAPGFTSLLEAAGTAAIARWGNTWSNADFENYLSATTFDNRPTWDNPTPVFDNRPTWDNWKNK; encoded by the coding sequence ATGTCCGCACACACCGCCCCTGACGCCACCACGCTCGTGATGGACTCGGCACCGGGATTCACGTCTCTGCTGGAGGCCGCCGGCACCGCCGCCATCGCGCGCTGGGGAAACACCTGGAGCAACGCCGACTTCGAGAACTACCTGTCCGCGACCACGTTCGACAACCGGCCGACGTGGGACAACCCCACCCCCGTGTTCGACAACAGGCCCACCTGGGACAACTGGAAGAACAAGTAG
- a CDS encoding pentapeptide repeat-containing protein, whose protein sequence is MATRTFGHVTVTTPDLDEPGLYLSTVDTLDSPRGALQDFTFGDADLRALGLADTQLVTGRITGLRSKRVEFEALNLHGVEITGSDLGAVRWNESKLTRTLLRDCKLMGAALDGLVLDDVLFEGCKFDYATFEKVRATGPVAFAGCTFTEATFTDCDLSDVVFSECTFRLTEFGTGRYRDTDLRGNDLSTIRGVSNLSKIRIGHVQQSDIAQALVNELDMTLGDD, encoded by the coding sequence ATGGCCACCCGCACCTTCGGCCACGTCACCGTCACCACGCCCGACCTGGACGAGCCCGGCCTATACCTCTCGACCGTCGACACCCTCGACAGCCCGCGCGGCGCCCTCCAGGACTTCACGTTCGGTGACGCCGACCTGCGGGCGCTTGGCCTTGCAGATACCCAGCTCGTCACCGGCCGCATCACGGGCCTGCGCTCCAAGCGGGTCGAGTTCGAGGCCTTGAACCTGCACGGGGTGGAAATCACCGGCAGCGACCTCGGGGCGGTCCGCTGGAACGAGAGCAAGCTGACCCGCACGCTCCTCCGCGACTGCAAGCTGATGGGGGCCGCCCTGGACGGCCTGGTGCTCGATGACGTGCTGTTCGAAGGCTGCAAATTCGACTACGCGACCTTCGAAAAGGTCCGAGCAACGGGGCCCGTCGCGTTCGCCGGCTGCACCTTCACCGAGGCCACATTCACCGACTGCGACCTGTCCGACGTCGTGTTCTCCGAATGCACGTTCAGGCTCACCGAGTTCGGCACCGGTCGCTACCGGGACACCGACCTGCGCGGCAACGATCTCTCGACAATCCGCGGCGTCTCCAACCTGTCCAAGATCCGCATCGGGCACGTCCAGCAGAGCGACATCGCCCAGGCCCTCGTGAACGAACTCGACATGACCCTCGGCGACGACTGA